The following is a genomic window from Candidatus Zixiibacteriota bacterium.
CGAGAACCACGATATCGTTATCCTGTGTGAACGAGCTCATCCCGACGTCACCCAGTACGAGCTGTTCCTGAGTATTATTGAGGATAGCAGCTTCATCAAGTCCGGGGGGAATATCTTCACCGAAATTGGGGTCAGCACCTTGAATCCGGAGGTCAACAGTTTCTTACACACCCGGGGGTTGTCTGCAGACTCGGTCGATCGCGCAATTCTGAATTTTCATAGGAACTGCTCTTTTTACCCGCTCTGGGAGAAGCAGAACTTCTCTTACTTCCTGCATAGACTGTACCAGCTAAATCAGCGCTTGCCTAGCGAGAACAAGATCAACCTCTACCCTTCGGACATGCCGTTCGACTGGAAAGAGATGGATGAGGCAAGGCTCAAATTATTCTGGGACCACTTAGATACCCGCGACAGCATCATAGCATCGCAGATCATCCGGAAGTTCGACCAGATAAAGAAATCTTCTGCGAAACGGAAAAAGGCTCTGGTCATCATGAACTTCAGGCACGCTTTTAACCGTGACATTGTAAATCTCGCAGGCATCAAACGAAGCAACGTCGGAAGGTTTTTGTTCGAGCGGTATGACGGACGGGTTGCCAATGTCTATTTGAATTTTGTCGCGCTGACAGCAGTTCGCTCGGACAACGATATCAGCTACTCGGCAATTCAGGACGGCAAGTGGGACGCTGCGTTCAAAGCGTTGAAGAAGGAAGATGCGGGCTTTGATTTCAAAGGCTCGCCTTTTGGAAATGACCGCTTCGATCTTGGACCGATCAAAGAGCAGCTCAAATTCGAGGACGTTTTTACCGGTTTCGCTTACTATTTACCGTTGGAGAAACATAAATACGTTTTCGGCATTCCCGGAATAATCGACTCCTCTTTCGCCCACGAACTTCTAAGGCGCTATGCTCTGTTTAACACACTTCCTGGTCAGTCTTCTGGATATTCGCCAGACATCGAGGCACTCAAGAAAGATTTTGATGTGCAACGTGAATTCCAGATGGAAGGACTCGACTCACTGAACGCTCAAATAGATAAATGGTTGCATTAGAAAAGTGATTACAAGCTCTAAGGGGATGTTATCATCCCCGCTGTTCCCTCAGGATGATAACATCCTGAAGGAACAGGGGTAACTCACCACAGGGTTCGCAACCCGACCTACTATTTACTACATCCTTATTGTGCAAAAATGCCTTGACTTGAGAGTCGGAATGCAGTATTAATATTTTTTAGCCAGAGTAGATACAGATGGTATAATTCGGATATGAACGAGTTAGGTGAAGCGACCCTAAAGCTCTTGCCCGAATTCCATCGTGGGTTCGAATCTCAATAAATACTGGGTGTGGTCTATGAAACCAAAAATATTAATTGCATCGTCTGTAGAAAGTTTAACTATTGCATATGCTGTTCAAGAAAATTTAGAGCAAGAAGCTGATATTACCGTGTGGACTCAAGGTGTATTTGATTTGACAAAATCAACGCTTGACAACTTAATAATCTCGATAAATAACTCCGATTATGGAGTATTTATTTTTTCTCCCGATGATGTTACTAAAATTCGCGATAAAACTTATTTAACAATCAGAGATAACGTAATTTTCGAATTGGGCTTATCCATCGGCAAGCTAGGCAAAGATCGTAATTTCATTATTATTCCTAAAAACGTGAAGGATCTTCATATACCAACAGACATATTAGGACTAATACCTGCCACTTTTGATCCGAACAGAGAGGACGGGAACATTCTGGCTGCTTTAGGTCCTGCGTGCAACAAGATACGTAGGGCAATACAATCATCTATGCATCCACTGACTGCTTCAGAATCAATTAGTCCATCAATTATTGATGAAAGTAAGAAGGATGATAAAATAATACTTGAAGTTGAGAATCGGGATCGTTACAATCCTTATAAGCACCTTCCACAAATTCAAGAAACTACAACATCATTTTTTTATGAAAGGATGTGCGATGCCTTCCCCGGCAAAAGAGGCATATCGGCCGTAGAAGATCCCAGAACAGCTATTGATCGTTTGGAAATCTTGCTAAGACCACCTTTGATCTTTCGATCTAGGAGTGATGAAAACGCTATTATCTCACCGATATGGTGGTTACGTGGACACTCAGCTAATGCTATTGAACATTTTAAGAAAATATCCCCGACCAAGTGTTTAATAGATTCCAAAGAACTAGAAATTGATAAAATATATATCTATCGACCAGGAACTTATTTTTATGAATTTGTCTATGTCCTTGCCAAAGCTGAAAAACCAACAGGTGTGTACAATTTATCAGAGACTGACATCGAAAAATGCATTGATGAAATTGGATATGCCTACGAAGAGTATGGCTTATTAAATAATAATCCAATTACAAGATCAGAATATGATGATGGAAGTGCAGAAATAAATGGCGTTATAGTTGATGCTTCAGCTGCGGAATTACGCGTAAGGTTTTTATCCCCATATAATCTTATTATAGCGGCTCAATTTTCTCCGCTTAACTCAAGTGAATTTGATGATAAATCTAAAATAATTCTCAATAACCTATTAAAAGGTAGAGAGACCGTTGATAATTTAGCAAAATTTGTACCATCTTTACCGCGTCATACATGGGATGGAGCGATGTAGTGGATCAAGTTCTACTTTTCGGCATACTTTCCTCAACGCAAATAAATTCCTTGTTATGTAACCACATTTGTCTCGTAGGTCAGGCACCCTGCGTACCTGACAGGAATAATATCAGAGGCACAAGGCTCAAGACCTACAAAGGTGGGTGCAGATGTGACCGACGGGTCCACTGACCTGAAGAGAATTGTTCGCTAGCGTGGGAAAGGAAACGATTATGGACTTCTCCAATACCTATGAAGACGCTAAGTATGCCGAAGCCTATGCTAAATTAGAGTTTCATAACACATATTATTTAGCCTACCGGGATTTACCTGAAATCATATTTGAGCAAGTCAAAGGAAGAAAGGCCATAGATTTCGGGTGCGGCACAGGACGTTCTACCAGATTTCTGCAGAAGCTTGGATTCGATGCGACAGGAATAGACATATCAGAAGATATGATAAAGAAAGCCAGGGAAATCGACCCTGAAGGAGATTATCGTCTGGTCAAAGATGGCAACTTTAGCCAGTTAAAGGAAAATACCTTCGACCTTGTGCTGTCCGCATTCAC
Proteins encoded in this region:
- a CDS encoding nucleotide-binding protein, translated to MKPKILIASSVESLTIAYAVQENLEQEADITVWTQGVFDLTKSTLDNLIISINNSDYGVFIFSPDDVTKIRDKTYLTIRDNVIFELGLSIGKLGKDRNFIIIPKNVKDLHIPTDILGLIPATFDPNREDGNILAALGPACNKIRRAIQSSMHPLTASESISPSIIDESKKDDKIILEVENRDRYNPYKHLPQIQETTTSFFYERMCDAFPGKRGISAVEDPRTAIDRLEILLRPPLIFRSRSDENAIISPIWWLRGHSANAIEHFKKISPTKCLIDSKELEIDKIYIYRPGTYFYEFVYVLAKAEKPTGVYNLSETDIEKCIDEIGYAYEEYGLLNNNPITRSEYDDGSAEINGVIVDASAAELRVRFLSPYNLIIAAQFSPLNSSEFDDKSKIILNNLLKGRETVDNLAKFVPSLPRHTWDGAM
- a CDS encoding class I SAM-dependent methyltransferase, encoding MDFSNTYEDAKYAEAYAKLEFHNTYYLAYRDLPEIIFEQVKGRKAIDFGCGTGRSTRFLQKLGFDATGIDISEDMIKKAREIDPEGDYRLVKDGNFSQLKENTFDLVLSAFT